A window of Aequoribacter fuscus genomic DNA:
GCTAAATTACAAGCCATGGAGCGTAGCGCGTGAATAAACCTTCCGGTGTCACGATTAACCTGCTGGATAAGCAATATCAAATTGCCTGCCCAGATGAGGAGCGCGAAGACTTAACGCTATCGGCGCGCTACCTTGACCAGCAAATGCGCAATATCAAGGCATCGGGCAAGGTCGTCGGCCTGGACCGTATTGCGATCATGGCGGCCTTAAATATCAGTCATGAATTGCTCAAGCTCAGTCGCGAACACAAAGCGTCATTGGAGCAAGCGCAGGACCCCGTAGACTCCGCGTCATCAGCAAAACTGTGCGAAAAAATCGAAGAAGCTCTGTATGAGCTACGTCAACTAAAGATTAGTTAATTCGAGGCATTGCGCCCCTGAATACGCTATACTAAGCGCGGATTCCTGGCATATTCGCCAGATATTTGTGTCCGCGAGCCGATATCAGCAAATCAGGGGCAAGCTCGCAGCGTCGGTGTGCACGTCCGC
This region includes:
- a CDS encoding cell division protein ZapA, giving the protein MNKPSGVTINLLDKQYQIACPDEEREDLTLSARYLDQQMRNIKASGKVVGLDRIAIMAALNISHELLKLSREHKASLEQAQDPVDSASSAKLCEKIEEALYELRQLKIS